TCAGAGAAGAAAGTTGCGAAAACTCTCTTTTGTTACTCTTACTATAATATTAACAAGTTATTATGGCGCTCGTTGAAAATCTGCTGTAACTAGACCAACATATGCATAATGTGCAATTCAGAATGGCGATCCAAGTataatgatatttcttttgttgcttCTTTTCAGGCTGAACAAAATTTTGCCTATGATATGTTTCTGAATCCTGTAGTTATGTTGTTCTCTCTTTGAAAGACCCTTTTGAAAGTTGTTGTATTTTACTATGTACAATTCAGAATGGCGTGTATTAGAGCATATATGTTCCTTTGGTCAAATACGATCCTTCTCCTATGAAACTGGACTGTTCGTTTCTAAAGCTTTGACATGTTAATTCCACGGTATCACAACATGATTTATATCTGATTTGTAATTAAGCATGACATTGCTAGATGTATCTGCTAGGAAGCATGTCATGGCATATATTGTTCCGATATTTGTTAAGATGCATGACATGAATTCGTGTTTATCTGTATAAGTTTTCGGTCAGAGAAATAATCTTGTATTCGTTGGTGACTTTGCTGAGCAAGAAgtaacaaaattgagaaatgtAAGCTACATTTGCTTTgacaaagttttttttctttttttattctgCAGCTTTTTGTTTCTGATGAAAAATTTAAGCAACCAGTATTCCACTGTAACAACATCTCTGGACTTGTAGATCCGGTAAGTTGAATTACTATTGTCGGATATAATCAATGTTGTCTAAGGTGCGGTTTAAGCACACTTGAGGGTGAAGCAAGGTGCAAAGTATGTTGAGCTTAGCTGGCGCATTAGTGCCGTCATCAAGGCTCTAGCACCTTGTCAATGAcactaaatattaaaatttctcTCCTTATATTTGTTGTTCATACTTGTAATTATTAGTCTAGGACTACACACAtacatatttgttattttctccATTAGTGCTTTTCGTTGAAGCCCACACTTTATCTGCGCTAAGAACCTTAGAGACTTTTTGCACTTTTCGCTTAAACACTGGATTATGTGCGCGCCACATTAGATAACCGATTCTGGCTATGTTCAGGTTGTTCCGGATAATGAAAACAGGGCCTTGTACTCCACACATACATTCAAGATTTTGTTCAAGGATGGTGGTTGTGGGACTTTCGTGccattatttttcaatttaatcGCCTCTGTGAGACGAGCTCAGCAACAGTCTGGGGCAGAGCCACGGGCAGATCCTCTCCAAGCTGCACAAACTCCAGTTGATGAGATGATTAGACATGCGTATGTCTACGTTGCTTTCTCCTTTTTACAACGAAAATTGTTAAAGATCCTTTTCCCCCCTCAATATGCTAACTGGTTTTACTGAATTCTTATTGTGTTTGTCAATTTTGCAGTTATGTTGATCCCAATGATCCAACGAAAATCTTCTTGCAGCAGCCTACTCCAGAGTCACAACTTAGGCGTCGTTCATACCAATCACAACCTGCTTAAAACTCAATATACTTCTTGTTCAATGTTACCTGAATTGTGAATTGTTCATTTTCTCATGTACTTTTCTCTGGTTGATTGCTTTGattctatataaatatataaacaaactaGAAGAATTGGGCTTGCATGTGTATATGTAGTATATGCAGCTGGTATATATTTCCTTCAAGTTACAGAGGTTATACTATAGTATTTCATGGTACATTTATCTCGATATATCATATGAAGGGTAAGAAAGGACCACACCCCTAAGGATATGATATAGACTGTCTATTCTAATGCAAGCATAAGTGATTATTTCCAGTTTTCCATGGATTGAACGCGTGACTTATATCACACGGAGACAATTTGACTGTTGCTCCAAGACAACTCTTCTCAATATATAATACAGATGTACTCAAGTGACCAAAAAATGCTTTAAATAAAGGAGGTAAAATGGTGCAGCATGTTTCTGAATAAACAATATGCTACAAAACTTGTCATTACAAATTAACTTTTATTCAACACAACAAAAACTTCAAAAAGGAAAATCTCTCCATCTAGCGCATACAAAAAGAAGTCTAGTGGTTAAATTTGCTTCAAAACTTTTTCAGCTGCAGCTATAGTCCTTTGAATATCCTCTGGAGTGTGTGCTAAGCTGGTAAATCCAGCCTCAAACTGTGATGGTGCAAAGTAAACACCTTCCTCCAGCATCCCCCTATAGAACCTGCCAAATTTTTCTGTGTCACTCTTCTTTGCATCCGAAAAGTTATAGACGGGACCATCAGCGAAGAAGAAGCCAAACATCCCCCTTATGAACCCGCCACACATTGCATGACCGGTCTTCTTTCCAGCATCCAAGATTCCTTGTGTAAGTTCGCCTGTGATCTTGTCCAAGTGTTCGTATGTTCCCTGTCCTTGTAACCGCTTAAGCGTGTGAATTCCAGCAGTCATGGCCAATGGGTTTCCACTTAGGGTGCCAGCTTGATACATTGGTCCTGCAGGTGCTACCATCTCCATTATATCCCGTCTTCCTCCGTATGCACCTACTGGCAAGCCACCGCCAATAATCTTCCCAAGTGTCGTCAAATCTGGAGTTATTCCAAAATACTCTTGAGCTCCACCATATGCCAATCTAAATCCAGTCATAACTTCATCGAAAATAAGAAGTGCGTCATTCTCTTTGGTGATCTTGCGAATGGCAGCAAGAAATTCTAGCTTGGGTGGGATGAAGCCAGCATTTCCAACTACAGGCTCGAGAATTACAGCGGCAATTTCTCCTTTGTGCTCCTCAAAGAGGCTCTCAACAGCAGAAATGTCATTGTAAGGTGCGGTCAGAGTATCAATAGTAGCTGCCTTTGGAACTCCTGGGGAGTCGGGGAGACCGAGGGTGGCAACGCCACTGCCTGCTTTAACAAGAAATGGATCAGCATGACCATGGTAACATCCCTCGAAT
The Solanum stenotomum isolate F172 chromosome 12, ASM1918654v1, whole genome shotgun sequence DNA segment above includes these coding regions:
- the LOC125846974 gene encoding uncharacterized protein LOC125846974 produces the protein MAVNPQLFANGMPIPFLNELFVLSRHGVEFEVDKIPGVGKTRTRGTIYLSNIRMVFVAKMPVDFIAFDMPLLFVSDEKFKQPVFHCNNISGLVDPVVPDNENRALYSTHTFKILFKDGGCGTFVPLFFNLIASVRRAQQQSGAEPRADPLQAAQTPVDEMIRHAYVDPNDPTKIFLQQPTPESQLRRRSYQSQPA
- the LOC125846956 gene encoding glutamate-1-semialdehyde 2,1-aminomutase, chloroplastic, which encodes MAAVNGVGLSWPSKLTKTQTPKWGFSPSHRRCNPSSSSAATIRMTASVDEKKKTFTLEKSEEAFSKAKELMPGGVNSPVRAFKSVGGQPIIIDSVKGSRMRDIDGNEYIDYVGSWGPAIIGHADDEVLAALAETMKKGTSFGAPCLLENTLAEMVISAVPSIEMVRFVNSGTEACMGVLRLARAFTCRPKIIKFEGCYHGHADPFLVKAGSGVATLGLPDSPGVPKAATIDTLTAPYNDISAVESLFEEHKGEIAAVILEPVVGNAGFIPPKLEFLAAIRKITKENDALLIFDEVMTGFRLAYGGAQEYFGITPDLTTLGKIIGGGLPVGAYGGRRDIMEMVAPAGPMYQAGTLSGNPLAMTAGIHTLKRLQGQGTYEHLDKITGELTQGILDAGKKTGHAMCGGFIRGMFGFFFADGPVYNFSDAKKSDTEKFGRFYRGMLEEGVYFAPSQFEAGFTSLAHTPEDIQRTIAAAEKVLKQI